A section of the Spirochaetota bacterium genome encodes:
- a CDS encoding cytochrome c oxidase subunit 3 family protein produces MSVHTDHKGVQFGMWLFLYTEIMLFGGLFVIYATYYYQYTNDFIAAGKELELVMGTVNTAVLLTSSLTAAIAIEAMRKDARKLVIGLLGVTILLALTFLCIKYVEWGHKFAHEIFPGSEKLASGPHGVTMFYGLYFTMTGLHALHVIIGILVLGVCLAFTARGKIHGGRMDILENSGLYWHLVDIIWIFLFPLFYLIL; encoded by the coding sequence ATGAGCGTCCATACCGATCACAAGGGAGTCCAGTTCGGGATGTGGCTCTTCCTTTATACCGAGATCATGCTATTCGGCGGGCTCTTCGTCATATACGCGACGTATTACTATCAATACACGAATGATTTTATCGCGGCGGGAAAAGAGCTCGAGCTCGTTATGGGGACGGTGAACACGGCAGTGCTGCTTACCAGCAGCCTGACCGCGGCCATCGCGATCGAGGCGATGCGGAAGGACGCGAGGAAGCTCGTGATCGGCCTCCTGGGCGTGACGATTCTCCTCGCGCTCACCTTTCTCTGCATCAAGTACGTTGAGTGGGGGCACAAGTTCGCGCATGAAATATTTCCCGGATCGGAAAAACTGGCATCGGGCCCGCACGGGGTGACGATGTTTTACGGGCTGTATTTCACCATGACCGGCCTGCACGCCCTGCACGTGATCATCGGGATACTGGTGCTCGGCGTGTGCCTGGCGTTCACGGCGCGGGGAAAGATACACGGCGGGCGCATGGATATCCTGGAGAACTCCGGGCTGTACTGGCACCTGGTGGATATCATCTGGATATTCCTGTTTCCGCTGTTTTACCTGATTCTATGA